The stretch of DNA GTACACTTGACATAGTTCGGCACGTGGCGCCATCCTTTGCGTTTCTATCAGCAATCAAGGTATCGATTCGTTTGAATCAATATCACGCGTAATAATGCTGTTTCTTCATATGATTGTTTTCTCGGGGTTTTGTGAATTGTAGAAGATGTACTGATTAAGTTGATGATCTTAGCAGATTGAAATTCAGTAAACTATTTAAATTATGAACATGCAGCTTTTTGCAAGGATCAATATTCATCCAACTCTAAACAGtgtcttttaattttaataataattgtaattgttcttcttttctttttttctcaatttttgaAGTCCTGCTTGAAAATGGTTTTCAATTATGTCATTCGATTAAAGCTTGAATTTTCCTGTTCCAGGGAATGCATTTCTAGTGAATGTTGCATTAGCAGACCTCTTAGTAACAGGCCTCGTGATACCAGTATCGGTGATTGTGATTCTGGCAGGGCATGAAGAGTCATTAAGCACATGCCGATTTGAGTGGACCCTCGAGGCTCTCTGCTTTCTGGTCACAGTGCTAACGTTAGCTACGATAGCTGCTGAAAATTATACTCGTCTGTGTCTGCCACCCGAAAGGTAAGGATAATGAAATTCTACTTACAGAAACTCGAATTAATATTAGGTCGTTCTCTCTAATCAACTTCGAAAGTCACTGACATGCTTAGAACGTCAAAAGAAGGGATGAAATCAACAGAAAATAGCGATACTTTATCAATCGGCCATTTGGAGATATTGCAACTAATTGTCCtaactaattaaaaaaaaaagaaaatttgttgAATACATTTTTTAGACATCCTATATGCATGAAGCCGAAAAATTTACTAAAATAATATCTCGTTGAATGATTCTTTGATTACATGCTCATTAAAAAGAGAGGaattgaaggtaacggtatgaatGAAAGagttatttcttttataatgaATCAAACAATTTACGAGTCTTGCTTTTATCTCCTCGCTTCCtttgatttaaaaatttatataatattgtgTAATATAGTTGTTGCGTTAATCGTAGAAAATTCGTTCTTGCGCAGGTGAAATCGATAAGTATTGAAATCGAATAATATTTGAGAGCAGCTTGCATAAATTTGATTGCTAATTTTAATCAATACTTTTTACAGTTTTTAACAATTTTCAACAAGTTAAAACGACCGTTTCTAACGTAGTCAAATTCTAATCCGATTACCAGTTAAACCGATTAGCATATGATGCACCCTCAGTGAGATTAGAACGTAACAAACGTTACTGTGACACTAGCCAATTAGAAAATTACAACATTTCGACAAATAAAAGTTCATTATCTACGATTGCAGGGTCCACGTTTGCATATTTAGCTTTTAAACCTTTGAAAACATGTCACATTCAGACGTTTGAAACTACTCTCTCACTtgacttaaaaaaaaaagaaaaaaatactcCAATTTTAAATATCGTCCATTCTTTGTTATCTTCAGATTTTAAAACATAGATTTTAGCAGTGAAATACAGAAATAGGTTGCATGAGAACATTCCTCCTCTTTTGCACATATTTATCACCATTTGATTAGAGATCACACTTCGATCACTTTTAATCGAACCTTTTTACACTGTAACAGTTGAAAATTGAAGCATACGAGATTGCAACACACTAGCGTGCACAAATATACAAACCATTAACGACGAATACACGTAGAGGAAGGAAATGTAATTAAATATTGCATTACCACCCCGATGATTAAACCATCTAGACTTAACAATAGAGCACGTAATGGGAACCCCTTTGATAACACTGTAAATATTGATTTTAACTTTTACTAGATACCGTGGGATATTGTAGATTACGTAGATCAGAAAATATTGCGACAATTATTTTCATATCGAATTTCAACCCATTACGCGTCGATATTCCATTTCTGAGATATATTTAAAGAGTAATTTTTCAATTAAGTTAAATTATGTATCTCGTATTTAATTtagagaataaaaaataaaaaatattagtatAATTTTAAGAGAAGCTAATTTAGTAGGAAAAATGAATCTAATCTTCAAATAGACCATAAAAGAGCCTTTCTCTGACCTATGCCGTATTCATCAGAGGTGTTACAATCAAGCTATCAAAGTTCACTAAAATCAATATCTATGGAGCCATCCATATCTACCTTGCTAATATTGTAAAGTGAATTTTAATAATCAGGTAGCTGATAGTTCAAAGAGAATCAAATATTCGAACAATGGAAGGAATAGATACGTGGAACATTAACATTCGGACGAGGGCTCACGTTATTTAAAGAAGGAATATCGTTGTTCGGGAAACGCCTAGCATCGATTGTCCGCTGGTCCGCTTCACCTTTTGCTTCGGCAAACATTAACAGAAGCGGTCGTAATTCCAAGCACTATTGTTGCCTACGGCGCTATGGTCACAAGGGATTAAAGGGCTTTTCAAGCGGAGCTTAAATGTGCACGTATAGCTATGTCATAGCTACTGATCTACGGAAGATCCACCTGCATGCAGACAGGCGCACACATTTACACATATTCCTCTTAGATGTaccaaaaaaaaagagagagagaaagaaaagagAGAACAAATGCACgagaatttagaatttcaaAAAAGTTCGTAGAAATCTAGCGTCCCCTGTTGAatctacatatacatatttaaaaGGATTTTGGGAATATCCGAATGTTTGTGTTTTTCGTTACATAGTATACCCTAGAGAGAAATATTCTACTATCTCATTGCTTCAACTTCGCTGAAAAACTGTCTCGATTTTCAGCGAAAGGGGGCTTTTCTGCATTCATTCTGGTTACGTAACTCCAGTGTTAGTGGAACTAGTATTTTTTAACGAACAGCAGTGCACTCTAGCGAAtaacatatgtatgtattttaGGACCGTTGATAAGGAACATTTCGAGTCACAAGAAACAAAGAAGGCATGTTGCTTTTATGATACTTTTGGCTACGTTATCAGCTACTCCAATTTTCATATGAATCTACGTATATTTAGAAAGCATCTTTATATTCTTTGTAGAGGAACTGCACCTCGCGTTACTGTGTCCGAAGAACAATAGCTGAAGAGTAACTGCTTCTGCAGCATACTCTGCAATTCGGCTGTCTTCATTTATATTCAAGATTAATATCACAGTGAATTAGACGtaccgaacaaagaaggtcgaTAAAAAGAACGATAGCGTTTCAATTACTCCTCCTACATTGGATAAAGTCCAATTGTATTCGTGTGTTAATATTTTTAGATGACGTATTGGGCTAGCAGTCAGGTCTTATGAATTATATGCTCTGTATCAGCATTTCAGTGACATACTTTTACACTTTGGTCACAATAGTCTGGAAATAAGTTACGGTTCAAACAGTGTCTTGCAAGACGAAAATCAAATCAACACAATGCATATCACTCTAACCTTTGCTATCTATAGAGCGCCGCAATAACCAAGTTAGTTTGCTTCGTTAATTTGTCAATGCAGAATTTAACGAGTTCTGGTAAGTTTGAACAGGTTCGTAAATGCACTATTGTTTTCTACTCGCAAAACTGTGAGTGCCGAGAGATAGAAATTTCAATGACTGTCAGTTCTATTTTTGGAATGAGAAGCTtgagaaaatgaaaaatatttcaaatataacagttacagaaattcaaaaattcaaatatttaaaaattcaaaaattcaaatattcaaaaattcaaatatttgaaaattcaaaaattcaaatatttgaaaattcaaaaattcaaatattcaaaaattcaaatattcaaatattcaaatattcaaaaattcaaatactcaaataattaaaaattctagCTTTCAATAAACTGATACTTACATAGTATCAGATATTAAATTAAgcttaaaatattgaattctTTCATACATCCTTTTCTGCTATCACCTGTTATAAAATGTACCCCTAGCTTTCTACACATAGCGAGACATACCAAACGTGTTTTTCGAATCAGTGTAATCCATTCTCGGCTGACAGTATTAAAAATGTAAGGATTTATGGAGCTGTCTCGTTTAAAAAGATAGCAGAAATACCCATCTACCCCCTGAGGGCAGTTCTATAGCAAGCCCAGTATATGTCACAAAGAGGAGCCCAACGAGCCGTGAAATATCAACAAATAATTTTCTCGCCATTTCCATTAGTTCCCGAGGAAATAGCTTCGTATCGTTTTACGTAACCCGGGCCCATATAAGCGCGGCGAAATAGGGTGTGACATTTTCGCGTGAAAATCGTAGACAGTGTTACGTCATATCCCATTAACAGTCGATAGGTTATTGAGCCGAAAAACGAGCTCGGTGACAATCGTGGTACGCTCGATCGGAGGGCTGTTTCGACTAATGCCACGTTACGAATCTCTTTTGACACTCCGACTTTGATGTGGATTTGCTCTTGTGGTCTTCTCAACGCTGACACGATTGAGTGGCTCGTTTCGCATTCTGTGCGGGTCGATCCCCCAGCTTAACTCCTTGGAATTCGCAGCCAAAAGGACAGAATTTCGGAACCCGTATGTACCCTGACGCGAATAGCCTCAAAGCTCCTCTATAAGATAATAGCAGGCGTCGTTAGTTCTTCTCTTAATACTTCAAATTCCATGAATACTCGACGCCCATGTCTCCAGTTTGCCTTAAAATTGTCTACGTTCTTGTGACTCTTATTCATTTCCATTTACATTGGTCCTTCCGTGTCGTCTACTCGATGAACATCGAAAAGCTTCCAATATCGAGCAGCATATTTCAAGATGCTAATTCCGTTAGGTCCTCCTTTACATTCGGTGGTATATACCATATGTACACTCCTGGATAAAAAGGTAGCACATGTGTGGACATAAGACAGATGTCCTGGTACCTGAACAATTTCAATACTAATATACCTAattaaaaaaacaaaaataGTATCGTAAATTCAGCTTCCTGAGCGTCAGGTGTCCAGACATGCCTTTCTAGGCCACCCACTTGTTGGGACATCTAACGCCTTAATCGTCCAGGTATTAGGACATTTATCTCATATCCTCAAAGGACCTAACACTAGTCCACATGTGTTACACTCTTATCCCAGAATTGTATCTGTCTCACACTGATGCTGTTTCCAGGTACGCCGCACTGACACCGAGCCGTGTGACAGCAACGATCATCAGCGTGTGGCTGGTATCCGTGATGGCGGTGGTCCTGCAATCATCCCTGGACGTGGGTCCAGACTTCTGTCGTCGGCGATTTAGCGGGATAGCCCTTGAGCAGATAATCGGGGCTATTCTTCTCGTAGGTGTGCCGATCCTAATGACCACCTTCCTCTACGTCAAGCTGGTGATCCGTGTCAGACACGCCACCAGGGGTTCGTACAAACCGCCGGTTGCCTTCTCATGGGACTACGAGCTCACCAAGGCGAACATATACAGTTACCTAATGTTCGTGATCTTCTGGTTGCCATTCGGCATCGCTGTTTGCCTAAACTCCTTCCATCCGATTAGCGCCCGCGCCCTCTACAATTCGGCCTGGTTCGCCCTCTCCAAGTCCTGCTTCAACAACCTCCTCTACTGCGTGGCCGATCGACACTTCCGCAGCGCTTACGTGAAGCTTTTCCATTATTGCTGCTGCAAGACCACGGTGAGTTTCTCGAGGAGAACGCGCGGCGAAGGAGCCAGGAATACCAGCGACGTGCGCCTCAGGGTTCACATTATCCATTCGTATGCGAGCCCGACGTGTCGACCAACCGTAAGCAGACCCAACGGACGTGACGTTTACGAGCTCTAAAATGAACACCATGTTTGACGATCGGGATACTTATAAAAGGTTACATCCTCGTCGCTGCAAACGATCGCCGTCCAGTAAAAACTTCTCCCTTCGTTTTGAGTCTGCAGGCTGCTTCTTCCTTGGACGCCCTCGCTATTCATTCGGGGATGTTTCTATAGGAATTTTTATGTTCGTGGGGTCTATCTTGGGTACCTTCCGATTGATGCATCGACGTGTTCATGCAGTTAGGAATTCTTAGGAATATGACGATGTTTGGGAAAGttgctggatattgaggatcattCAAACTTCAGACAGCTGATGTTTCTTGATACTTGGGATTATTTTAGAAAGTAGAAATTTTATAGCCTAATAGAAATCTTAAAATCCTAGTAATTCAACACTATTGAGTTTGTAACAATAGGTATTAGTGGGTGTTCAATGACACTTTCTTTTGAATGATTCTCGTACTCCCGCAACATACGTTTCCATCTACAGATATTTTGTTCCTGTACTTATTTTTTGTATCTCTGCTCCATAGCTTTTATACTTTTTGTACAGACATGTACATTCAGAGGATTTATGTTTCGCTTTTCTGATCAACAGAGTTTATTCACAAAAAGCTTTATAGCGAAGGGTGGCTACTACTATTTTGGCACTAAGGCTTTGTATAATTTACTCTTCTACATTCGATATAGATATTGTCCAGTTGTTGATAGAACTCAGATGTGTGCTACGTCTGACGCGAGCAtcgaaagaaaatatttaaatgattGTGATTGACGCTGAAACTGGCAATCGCCGTCCATTGGAAATTTTATCCTGCTATCATTCTAATGCTAAGCAAATTTTTCCAGCTTCCGTCTGTACTCTTCCATCTGAGCTCTTCCAAGAGTTGACTGCTTTACGATGCTACATATCCAAGAAAATGCATTCTTTGATTTGTTTATCATTTCCTCCAATTAATCCAAGAGCTGAAGAAAAAGCTCTATACAAAGAGTCTAGTACTTTAGTTTTTTTATACAAAACCAGtagaatttctatttttttatgacAGATATTATGTGTCTCGTTAGTGTGCACGATTTTAATTGCAGAATATTTGGTGCATAGGAAGTGCAATTTAGCAAAAAAGTTGCAAGGAAAAAAGATTAATTTCTGATCTTCACTGTGCTATCTACCCCAAGAATCGGTTATCTTTAACCGCCTTGCATTATCCGATTGCGATGCACAATACAGTTGCAATATCAAGAATGAAGATCTCAGCCAAGAGGTTCTCTGATAATATCTTAGTGCCTGGATAAAGTCCCGATGGAAGTGGTTAGTCATGTAATATTCTCATACTGGTGCAGCAATTTACGCTGATACACTTTAGACCCTTACGGTGCACATGATTTAAGTTTCATGGAAGTAGAGGGTAGTTTCGTGGACGTTAAGCTCGAAATTATGGTTAATTTAGCGCAATAAATTCTTCGAAAAATGAAACTGTTGCAACACCTAGTATTGAACTGTAAGGCGTTGATGTATGaaccgttccaggaaaccttaaTGTCCACGACAAATGCTAAGAAAGGAAGGATTTTATCCGTGTCTTAAGATTTAATGCATATACTTTCCAGAAGTAGCACAAATTATCAGAATAATAAATTACAGGgaacaattttaattaattttactatGTTTCTCTTAAATCATCAGTATAAATTAAGATTTTGGCAGGTTACAATTTCTATCGCGCAAGTTAGGTGTTACTCTCTGTAACTACGTATTTAATCTAATAGAAAATCGGATTATTTGAACGTACAAGGAAATTGTAAAAGGTGTAATCCAAATAGGATTAACTCGTGATTCAAAAGACCCTCTCGGCTGAGATAAATCTGAATTTACGTGCTTTAGGCGAGCTACAAACGACGTCCGTAACTACACGTTACGTATTTCTTTTTTCTGTCTACAGATAAAAGTATTTTTCACTTCATAGAAAAGTTTCTAATTTCCACGAGAGAAGTGATAAAACAATTCTTTTATTGTCATAGGGTGACGGTTTAGGGGAAAATCGCGTAGAAAAATGGAAAATTGAACAGCCTGTCTACATTTTCATTATTAAATTTTCCAGTCAAGCTCTTCGAGTTAATTTAGCGTAAGAGCAGGATTTAATTACAAAATTCTTGCAACTAATTGTTCAAGTTACACAATCTACCTGTATTTAACGCTCGAAGCTAATCGGAGAAAGTTTTTCTCGCACCCTGAAGATCTGAAAGTTCCAAACTCCGAAGTCGACGAGTTAATTTAGTTTAGAAG from Calliopsis andreniformis isolate RMS-2024a chromosome 2, iyCalAndr_principal, whole genome shotgun sequence encodes:
- the LOC143188392 gene encoding adenosine receptor A1 isoform X1, which translates into the protein MTTTCFRMNGTTTTYTAATSTLPEIMIRMDKAENPLDSDLDISPVTLSSAWSRVARLLLLASMAVGGSVGNVFMISAVVVEDQLKKRGNAFLVNVALADLLVTGLVIPVSVIVILAGHEESLSTCRFEWTLEALCFLVTVLTLATIAAENYTRLCLPPERYAALTPSRVTATIISVWLVSVMAVVLQSSLDVGPDFCRRRFSGIALEQIIGAILLVGVPILMTTFLYVKLVIRVRHATRGSYKPPVAFSWDYELTKANIYSYLMFVIFWLPFGIAVCLNSFHPISARALYNSAWFALSKSCFNNLLYCVADRHFRSAYVKLFHYCCCKTTVSFSRRTRGEGARNTSDVRLRVHIIHSYASPTCRPTVSRPNGRDVYEL
- the LOC143188392 gene encoding adenosine receptor A1 isoform X2, which gives rise to MNGTTTTYTAATSTLPEIMIRMDKAENPLDSDLDISPVTLSSAWSRVARLLLLASMAVGGSVGNVFMISAVVVEDQLKKRGNAFLVNVALADLLVTGLVIPVSVIVILAGHEESLSTCRFEWTLEALCFLVTVLTLATIAAENYTRLCLPPERYAALTPSRVTATIISVWLVSVMAVVLQSSLDVGPDFCRRRFSGIALEQIIGAILLVGVPILMTTFLYVKLVIRVRHATRGSYKPPVAFSWDYELTKANIYSYLMFVIFWLPFGIAVCLNSFHPISARALYNSAWFALSKSCFNNLLYCVADRHFRSAYVKLFHYCCCKTTVSFSRRTRGEGARNTSDVRLRVHIIHSYASPTCRPTVSRPNGRDVYEL